A region of the Acidimicrobiales bacterium genome:
ATCGGCGTCGCTCCGGGATCGCGTATCGGCAACCTCGGCGACCAGGTTCTCGACCCGACGGAGTTCGCCACGGTCTGGGACGACGGTGGCGATCTTCTCCGTGACCGCACGATCGGCCACACCGAGGCGCTCGAGGCCGGCATCACCGAGTTCCCGGCCCCGGTGCTGGGCGATTTCCTCGTGGAGCTCGGCAACTACGGCTTCGAGGTCCGCACGATCGACGAGGGCGACGAGCTCCGCCGCGAGCCGGTCACGCAGGTCCGCTTCATCCGGCTCGATCTGTTCGAACAGTTGTTGCACACCGTGGCGAGCCCGCCGGTCGCCTATCTGCTCTTCGCCACCGGCCTGTCGCTGTTGCTGTTCGAGTTCTTCACGGCCGGGGTCGGCATCGCCGGTGTCGTGGGGGCCGGTTCGTTCGCCTTCGCCTGCTACGGCTTGGCGGTCCTACCGACGAACAACTGGGCGATCGGCGTTCTCGTGTTCTCGTTCTTCGGCTTCGCGGTCGACGTCCAGACGGGTGTTCCGCGCGCGTGGACCGTCATCGGGACAGCCGCGTTCATCGCCGGGACGCTGACTCTCTACGACGGCGTGTCGATGTCGTGGATACCGATGCTCGTCGGGGTCCTCGGCGTGGTGGTCGGCATGGTGAGCGGCATGCCCGCCATGGTGCGGACCCGGTTCTCGACGCCGACGATCGGTCGCGAGTGGATGATCGGCGAGCTGGGTGAAGC
Encoded here:
- a CDS encoding NfeD family protein; the protein is MTTRRLSLILLLAGLLATLFSGLATPAAAQDGDPVDTDAGVAIVAQVSGLLDPVLADFVSDAISDAEDQGALVLVLQVNSTGAVVSPERLAELATQITDSEVPVTAWVGPSGSRATGEVAQLIGVTERIGVAPGSRIGNLGDQVLDPTEFATVWDDGGDLLRDRTIGHTEALEAGITEFPAPVLGDFLVELGNYGFEVRTIDEGDELRREPVTQVRFIRLDLFEQLLHTVASPPVAYLLFATGLSLLLFEFFTAGVGIAGVVGAGSFAFACYGLAVLPTNNWAIGVLVFSFFGFAVDVQTGVPRAWTVIGTAAFIAGTLTLYDGVSMSWIPMLVGVLGVVVGMVSGMPAMVRTRFSTPTIGREWMIGELGEAVEDVDPDGVVSVRDSLWRARTNRATPIAQGEPVRVVMIDGLWLEVEPETGAARDYRDRSRRNGS